The following are encoded together in the Corticium candelabrum chromosome 1, ooCorCand1.1, whole genome shotgun sequence genome:
- the LOC134177418 gene encoding uncharacterized protein LOC134177418 yields the protein MLGTLITLQEATADNLTTSNDVNDRRVFSIILLLVHAFFVTYLIGRLVFSVHVAIKRVRSSNRRDKLIADFFIYLFTDEDSAGRSDHKDAIQNRNEMSKLT from the exons ATGTTGGGCACGTTGATAACACTTCAGGAAGCGACAGCAGACAATCTGACGACATCGAATGATGTCAACGACAGACGCGTTTTCTCAATCATCTTGCTGTTGGTTCATGCCTTCTTTGTGACATATCTTATTG GTCGTTTAGTGTTTTCTGTCCATGTTGCCATTAAAAGAGTTCGCTCTTCCAACAGACGTGATAAATTGATTGCTGACTTCTTTATTTACCTCTTTACTGATGAAGACTCTGCCGGTCGCAGTGATCATAAGGACGCAATtcaaaatagaaatgaaatgTCCAAACTTACCTGA